The region AGAGTGTACAGGGTCTTGAACCGTTGCTCGTCCAGGTCGGATTTCATCTCGCGCCGCCTGCGTACGCTGATATCGCGCAGGGTGATAACGAAGAGGGAGTCGCCGTCGAGTTCGAGCGCGTGGGAGCGGATCTCCACGGGGAGAGCACCGTTTCGGCCATACAGGGTGTGTTCGATGCGCTTTGAGCCGGTCTCGAAGATTGCCTGTCCTTCAGCCAGCGCGGAGAAGTTGGTGATGACCTCGCCCGGGGTTTGGGACAAGAGCTTTTCACGAGTCTTGCCGAGCATGGCGCAGGCGGCCTCGTTGACCTCGATGATGCGGGCTCGGCTAGGGGGCTCACCCTCCGTCCGGCAGGCCATGGCGGCTTCCGGCTCCTGCAGTTTCAGGATGTTGCGGAGGAGGATGGAGTTGGTCATGACTGGGGAGTCTCCCCCAGGGTGCGGGCGATGAATTTGAGCAGTGGGACCTTGCGGATGGGTTTGGCCATGAAGTCCGAGCACCCCGCCTTGATGGAGCGTTGCCTGTCCTCTGCAAAGGCGTTGGCGGACACGGCCACGATGGGCACCGGGCGCAGGCCCCGTTCCTTTTCGAAATTGCGGATTTCACGGGTGGCGTCGAGGCCGTCCATGACCGGCATGAAGATGTCCATGAGCACTAGCCCGTAGGATCCGTTCTTGAACCGGGTCACGGCCTCGCGTCCGTTGTCGGCAAAGTCCAGGGCGTAGCCGGAATCGGTAAAATACAGGGAGAGGAGCATCTGATTGCTCTCAGAGTCTTCGGCGATAAGGATGTTCACGGGCTTGCTCGGCCCGCTCCCCCTTGTTTGCTGAATATTATTCACTTTCGTCTCCCTGTTATCCAGTTTCCGTACTGTGTGGGCCACGGCTCAGAATGTCAACTGTGTCCAGCCGTTTTTCAGCATTTCGGTAAAGGGTTCACCAACATAGAGGACGTTCGCACCCAGTGCTTCCAACGGTTCGATCACCCCGTAGTTTTCGGCGCAGGCCCTGCAGGCCCAGACCTCCACGCCGTCCGCCATCATTTCCTTGAGCCGGGATTGTATACGTTCGTCCCGCGCCGCGAGCGAGGCGGAAGGGCCCCAGATGATCAGCCGAACCTGCTTCCACCAACTTTTGTTCAGGGCGTTTTGGGAATACATGAAGACCAGATTGTCGGCGACCTCGGGGTCGGGGGAACTCCATACGACGCACAGGGCGTCGCGGACAGAATTATCGTTCATCTTATGATCCGAAAACGGTGCCTTGCGCACCGGTTAAAAGTATGATTATCCGACACATAACCCAGTGTGGGGTTTGTGGCAAGTATTCAGATGATAAATATTGATTGTGCTGATACCCGCATCGGGGAAAGCGATTGGACCTCGTTCAAAGCGGTTGGATATGGTGCGAACAAAAAGGGGGTGCCCATGAAAACGGCCCTGTTACTCATCGATCTGCAAAACGATTATTTCCCGGGCGGGCGCATGGAACTTGTCGGTTCCGAGCCTGCCGCAGCCTGCGCTGCGCAAGCGCTCAGACTGTTCAGAGACCG is a window of uncultured Pseudodesulfovibrio sp. DNA encoding:
- a CDS encoding response regulator translates to MNNIQQTRGSGPSKPVNILIAEDSESNQMLLSLYFTDSGYALDFADNGREAVTRFKNGSYGLVLMDIFMPVMDGLDATREIRNFEKERGLRPVPIVAVSANAFAEDRQRSIKAGCSDFMAKPIRKVPLLKFIARTLGETPQS
- a CDS encoding DsrE family protein, with translation MNDNSVRDALCVVWSSPDPEVADNLVFMYSQNALNKSWWKQVRLIIWGPSASLAARDERIQSRLKEMMADGVEVWACRACAENYGVIEPLEALGANVLYVGEPFTEMLKNGWTQLTF